The Acidimicrobiales bacterium genome segment AGGCGCCGCCCCTGCCCTACGGCGGCGTGGTGGCGCGGGGCGACGTCCGCTGCCGCAGCGACGAGTCGGGCATGACGTGCGAGCACACGCCCACCGGCAGCCGCTTCATGCTGTCGCGGGAGCGCTACGAACGCGACTGAAGCTGCTCGACGTCGGCCTCGCCGGCGAACAACTCGGCCGCCATGGTTTCGGCCACCAACAGGTCGTCGCCCACGAACCCAGACGCCCGCCGCCCGCTCGCTCGTAGCTCGGTGACCCGGTCGGCCACCTGCTCGGCATCGACCCCGACCACCAGCACCGGCCTCACGCGCGAAAGCCGTTCGGCCGTCACTCCACGCCCGCCCGCGACTCGACGGCCTCGGCGATCTCGGCCAACACCTCGGCCGCTTCGGCCGTGGCCGCGGCGCTGCCCCACCAGCCGTCGGGCGCCTGGGTCTCACACATGCCGTCGGCCACCCGCTCGGCGGTGGCCAGGAAGGCTTCGTCGCCGGTGACGCCGTAGAGCAAGGCCGCCCCCCACCCGACCCGCCACGACTCGGGGCCGACCCACACCGCATCGCCCAAGGCAACAGTGAGGTCGTGGAGCTCGACGGCGGCATCGAGGTCGGCGTCGTCGCCGTCGGTCTCGAAGCGGCGGGCCAGGAACCCCACGGCCACGCCCAGCACCGAGAACGGCTGCGGCCCGGCGTGCGCGGCCACCGTCAACGACGGCCCCGCCACCACGCCGGCCACGTCGTCGGGCTGTGACCAGACGACCTCGCGGCACACTCGGGCAGCTTCGGCGGCCACCGGCGAGTCGAGCGCCACCAGCCCGGCCCACGCCGAGCGCAGGTCGCCGTCGACCACGCCCGACGGTGCCGCCGCCGCCCGCCGCCGCCATTCCTCCGGGGTGGTGTCGGCCCGGGTCATGCGTCGATACGGCGCAGTTCGCTGCGGTAGCGACGCCCGTTCTCCACGTAGATCTTCACGGCCTGCGCAGTGAAGCCTTCCGTCATCACGGCCTCCCGCAGCTTGGCCGGGATGCCGAGTGCCATGGCGAACGACGGCACGTCGGTGTCGGGGGCCACCAGGGCATTGGCCCCTACCAAGGCGTGCGAGCGCACCACAGCCCGGTGGAGCACCACCGACGACGAGCCCACTAGCGAGCCGGGCTCGATGGTGCAGCCCTCGAGATGCACGAGGTGGCCGATGACGCAGTCGCTGCCGATGATGGTCGGCAGCTCAGCGGTGGCGTGCACCACGGTGCCGTCCTGCACCGACGTGCGGGCGCCGACCTCTATCCGTCCGTAGTCGCCCCGGAGCACGGCGCCGGGCCACACGGTCGCCTCCGAGTCGATGCGCACGTCGCCGATGACCACGGCATCGGGATGGACGAACGCGTCGGGGTGGATGTCGGGAACTCGGTCGCCGAGCGCGTACACAGGCATGGGATGCCAGGCTACGTGTCATGCACGACTCGCAGCCCCAGCCGCCCACAGCAGAACGGCGGCCGCACGTCATCGAGGCGCACGGCGACCAGCGGACCGACGATTGGTACTGGCTGCGCGACCGCGAGGACCCCGCCGTGCTCGCCCATTTGGAGGCGGAGAACGCCCACACCAAGGCGATGCTGGCCTCCACCGAGCCGTTGCAGCAGGAGCTCTTCGACGAGATCGTGGCCCGCATCCAGGAGACCGACCTGTCGGTGCCGGTGCGCAAAGGCGACTACTGGTACTACAGCCGCACGGTCGAAGGCCTGCAGTACCCCATCGCCTGTCGCCGTCGAGGCGCCGAGGACGGGCCCGAGCAGGTGCTGCTCGACGAGAACGAACTGGCCGAGGGGCACGACTTCCTGGCCGTCGCCAACGACGCCGTGAGCCCCGACCACAACCTGCTGGCCTACGCCGTCGACACCGACGGCGGCGAGCGCTACGGCCTGCGCTTCCGCGACCTGGCCACCGACGACGACCTCGCTGACCTGGTGGAGGACACGTACTACGGGCTGGCCTGGACCACCGACAACGCCCACGTCTTCTACACCAAGGTCGACGAGGCCATGCGGCCCTTCCAACTGTGGCGCCACCGGGTCGGCAGCAAGGCCGACGACGACACGCTCGTCTTCCAAGAGGACGACGACCGCTTCTTCCTCGACGTCGGCCTCACCCGCAGCGAGGGCTACGTGGTGCTGACCCTGGAGAGCAAGGTCACCACCGAGGTGTGGGTGCTGCCCGCGGGCGAACCCGTCGGCGAGTTCCGGATCGTCGCCCCCCGGGAGCAGGGCGTGGAGTACCACGTCGACCACCAAGGCGACCGCTTCCTCATCGTCACCAACGCGGACGGCGCCGAGAACTTCAAGCTGGTGGAAGCGCCGGTCGACGCTCCCGGCAAGGAGAACTGGGTCGACGTCGTTCCCCATCGCGAGCGGGTCAAGCTCGACGGGGTCGACGTGTTCGCCCGCCACGTGGTGCTCGTCGAGCGCGAGGCG includes the following:
- a CDS encoding gamma carbonic anhydrase family protein yields the protein MPVYALGDRVPDIHPDAFVHPDAVVIGDVRIDSEATVWPGAVLRGDYGRIEVGARTSVQDGTVVHATAELPTIIGSDCVIGHLVHLEGCTIEPGSLVGSSSVVLHRAVVRSHALVGANALVAPDTDVPSFAMALGIPAKLREAVMTEGFTAQAVKIYVENGRRYRSELRRIDA
- a CDS encoding S9 family peptidase, with translation MHDSQPQPPTAERRPHVIEAHGDQRTDDWYWLRDREDPAVLAHLEAENAHTKAMLASTEPLQQELFDEIVARIQETDLSVPVRKGDYWYYSRTVEGLQYPIACRRRGAEDGPEQVLLDENELAEGHDFLAVANDAVSPDHNLLAYAVDTDGGERYGLRFRDLATDDDLADLVEDTYYGLAWTTDNAHVFYTKVDEAMRPFQLWRHRVGSKADDDTLVFQEDDDRFFLDVGLTRSEGYVVLTLESKVTTEVWVLPAGEPVGEFRIVAPREQGVEYHVDHQGDRFLIVTNADGAENFKLVEAPVDAPGKENWVDVVPHRERVKLDGVDVFARHVVLVEREAGLRQLRVLRVAEGDQHVIEMPEPVYTVGPDANAEFDTDTYRFGYESLVTPRSVYDYDVQARTRVLRKQQPVLGGYDPAQYETRRLWATAPDGVQVPISLVARRDVTTPAPTLLYGYGSYEISVEPRFSSLRLSLLDRGFVYAIAHIRGGGEMGRRWYDDGKFLAKRNTFTDFIACAEELIASGCTSADRLVAMGGSAGGLLMGAVINDRPDLFAGVLALVPFVDVVTTMLDETIPLTVGEFEEWGNPKDA